The genomic window AGAAATTCCAACACGCGAATCAAATCTGCACGGTAACGCTGGATACGGTCCTGATCCAGTTGCTCGGCAGGCTTCCGCAGTTCTGCCGCCAACAACCCGCCCTGCGCGGTAAACGAGTTATCCGCAAAATCCTCCAACATGCGGACCTTCGCCTTGGCACCAGACTCTTCTGGCATTAGCGGCGGATGCGGATATTCATCTTCGATATACTCGTTGATCAGCGTGGAATCATAGATAACCTCATCATCGTCAACGAGCACTGGGACTTTGCCGTAGGGGTTCAAGCGTAAGAATTCTGTGGTTTTTTGTTCATTCTTTAAAAGGTCGACAAAGATCTTTTCATAGGAAAGGTCTTTTTCCGCGAGAACCAGACGCACTTTCTGGCAATATGGGCTCTGCGGGAAGTCATAAAGATTAATCATGAATATTCTCCTCTGTCATAGCTCCGGTAGTGTAGAAGAAAAGCTGCAGACTGGCAACGCGAAAACACAAAAGGCACCTCATTCCCTTGCCAAAAAAATTTTGCCACACTTCCTCAGCATGAACAGAAATCTTTCCTCGTTACAGTCACAACTTGCTGGGCTCGACGTCGGCGATAGCAATCCCGTTCGCGTTATGGCCGTGCTCAACGTCAGTCCAGAATCGTTCTA from Deltaproteobacteria bacterium includes these protein-coding regions:
- a CDS encoding glutathione S-transferase family protein, with product MINLYDFPQSPYCQKVRLVLAEKDLSYEKIFVDLLKNEQKTTEFLRLNPYGKVPVLVDDDEVIYDSTLINEYIEDEYPHPPLMPEESGAKAKVRMLEDFADNSFTAQGGLLAAELRKPAEQLDQDRIQRYRADLIRVLEFLERHLEGKEYMSGAFSLADLAFVPRLLQLPKLGVEIPARLINVLAWSERIKRRPSVKQLQQELGLV